The DNA segment ACAACTCAGTCTGGTCAAGCAGGCCGGTGCCGATATGGATGGGGTAGCTGCGCTCCCCGAGGCTGACTTCAAGGGTGATCATTGTGATTCTGGTCCTGCGCCGGGAGGTTGTCCGCGCACTCGCCGTCTGCCCCTTCGGGTTCTTCGGCGGCAACGGTGAAACCGGCCATTTCAAGTTGCATCAACACCATATTAGCAAGCTGCGCTACCGAAGGCTTGCCGGTCTCGATGATGAAATCCGCCACCTCGCGGTAAAGCGGGTCGCGCTCACCATAGAGCGTCTCCAGCCGTCCCTTGGGGTCTTCGGTCTGCAGCAGCGGGCGATTGCGGTCGTGGCGGGTGCGCAGCCACAGGTCGTGCGGGCTGGCGCGCAGGTAGACCACGGTGCCGCGCGCCTTCAGGTGGGCGCGATTCTCCGGGCGCAGCACCGCGCCGCCGCCGGTGGCCAGCACGATGCCGCGGCGCTGGGTCAGCTCGTCGATCGCCTGCGCCTCGCGGTCGCGAAAGCCCGCTTCACCCTCATGCTCGAAGATGATCGGGATACGCACGCCGCAACGCGCCTCGAGTTCGTGATCCGAATCGAAGAACGGGTAATTCAGGCGCCGGGCCACGGTACGGCCGACGGTGGTCTTGCCGGCACCCATCAGGCCAACAAAGAAAAGGTTCGGGCGGGTGACTGTCACTGGCGTGTCGGGCGGAAGCCGGGTCTCTGGCCGGCCCTCGCGGTGGAAAACTGCATCATCTTCTTATGTTGGGACGATCCGGGCAAGTGGCGAGGCGCAATCGGCACAAGGCAACCCACCTCGCGACACGCCTTGCGCGCCGGCCACATGCACCTTCGCCCAACCTCTCTAGCACGCCTGGACAATAAAAAAGCCGCATCGGAACGATGCGGCCTGTCAGTCTACTGCATCCGGCGGGCGCGGGCGCTATTTCAGCGACACACTGTCGTTGAGCACGCGCGGTGTCAGGAACACCAGCAGCTCGGTCCGGTTGTTGACCTTGGCGTTGTCCTTGAACAGGTTGCCGAGGATCGGGATGTCCCCCAGCAGTGGCACCTTGTTCACATTGGTGGACTCGGTCTGGCTATAGATGCCGCCAATCACCACCGTGCCACCGTTCTCCACCAGCACCTGCGTCTGCACGTGCTTGGTGTCGATGGCGAAGCCCGAGGTGGTCTGAATGCCCACGCTGTCCTTGTTGACGTCGACATCCAGCAGCACATTGCCTTCCGGCGTGAT comes from the Cupriavidus basilensis genome and includes:
- a CDS encoding shikimate kinase, with the translated sequence MTVTRPNLFFVGLMGAGKTTVGRTVARRLNYPFFDSDHELEARCGVRIPIIFEHEGEAGFRDREAQAIDELTQRRGIVLATGGGAVLRPENRAHLKARGTVVYLRASPHDLWLRTRHDRNRPLLQTEDPKGRLETLYGERDPLYREVADFIIETGKPSVAQLANMVLMQLEMAGFTVAAEEPEGADGECADNLPAQDQNHNDHP